One Lysobacter enzymogenes DNA segment encodes these proteins:
- a CDS encoding phytoene/squalene synthase family protein, producing MNAPAAEDPPHQHPAPGQPAPGQPAQGQPVQGQPNQEQALQDFAGKWRARWPEWSVAEVFVPRAQRGVAVAWAALQQELTDAAWGGTDALPGEAKLGWWMEELQGWRQGRRRHPLGLALQRQDAPWAALAASLPGLRDSRERPGDRGEAFDGLLPLAQACAAIDASLFDPVPGQLPETAVPAIQSSLLEARLVLQGDAAVPLSVVARAMARPGEGAAVEWSRELLAQWPERFGATVPRRLWTALAHTRLQRGDAARPLSPWTALLAAWRGARN from the coding sequence ATGAACGCGCCTGCCGCCGAGGACCCGCCGCACCAGCATCCCGCCCCGGGCCAGCCCGCCCCGGGCCAGCCCGCGCAGGGCCAGCCCGTCCAGGGCCAGCCCAATCAGGAGCAGGCGCTGCAGGACTTCGCCGGCAAATGGCGCGCGCGCTGGCCGGAATGGTCGGTGGCCGAAGTGTTCGTGCCGCGCGCCCAGCGCGGGGTCGCGGTGGCCTGGGCGGCGCTGCAGCAGGAACTGACCGACGCGGCCTGGGGCGGCACCGACGCCTTGCCCGGCGAGGCCAAGCTCGGCTGGTGGATGGAAGAACTGCAAGGCTGGCGCCAGGGCCGGCGCCGGCATCCGCTGGGCCTGGCCCTGCAGCGCCAGGACGCGCCGTGGGCGGCGCTGGCCGCGAGCCTGCCGGGCCTGCGCGACAGCCGCGAACGCCCCGGCGACCGCGGCGAGGCCTTCGACGGCCTGCTGCCGCTGGCCCAGGCCTGCGCGGCGATCGACGCGTCCCTGTTCGACCCGGTGCCCGGACAACTGCCCGAGACGGCGGTGCCGGCGATCCAGTCCTCGCTGCTGGAGGCCCGGCTGGTGCTGCAGGGCGACGCGGCGGTGCCGCTGAGCGTGGTCGCCCGGGCGATGGCGCGGCCCGGCGAGGGCGCGGCGGTGGAATGGAGCCGCGAACTGCTGGCGCAGTGGCCCGAGCGCTTCGGCGCGACCGTGCCGCGACGGCTATGGACCGCGCTGGCGCATACCCGCCTGCAGCGCGGCGACGCGGCCCGGCCGCTGTCGCCGTGGACCGCGCTGCTGGCGGCCTGGCGCGGCGCCCGCAACTGA
- the folE2 gene encoding GTP cyclohydrolase FolE2, translating to MNTPFVPTRSSLPDVAFDAAAAARPLDWVGMSHIALPLRIAGADGAVIQVPASVDVAVNLRDANARGIHMSRMYLHLQNAFASESVTPAGLRRVLQSLIEGQGGISSAARLVLRYEQLLLRPALASANAGWKRYPVEIDARLLDGHLQLGLRFAVEYSSTCPASAALSRQLNAERFVADFAAAHPLSTAVVGEWLASERGLAATPHAQRSRADVRVELRPAFDELPLTALIDALEAALATPVQTAVKREDEQAFARLNAENLMFCEDAARRVAAALSTDPRIERFDAEVAHFESLHAHDAVARVTGHGARE from the coding sequence GTGAATACTCCTTTCGTACCCACTCGTTCGAGCCTGCCCGATGTCGCCTTCGACGCCGCCGCCGCGGCGCGTCCGCTGGACTGGGTCGGCATGTCCCATATCGCCCTGCCGCTGCGCATCGCCGGCGCCGACGGCGCCGTCATCCAGGTGCCGGCCTCGGTCGACGTCGCGGTCAACCTGCGCGACGCCAACGCCCGCGGCATCCACATGTCGCGCATGTACCTGCACCTGCAGAACGCCTTCGCCAGCGAGTCGGTCACCCCGGCCGGCCTGCGCCGGGTGCTGCAGAGCCTGATCGAAGGGCAGGGCGGCATCTCCAGCGCGGCGCGCCTGGTCCTGCGCTACGAGCAACTGCTGCTGCGTCCGGCCCTGGCCAGCGCCAACGCCGGCTGGAAGCGCTATCCGGTCGAGATCGACGCGCGTCTGCTCGACGGCCACCTGCAGCTCGGCCTGCGTTTCGCGGTCGAATACTCCAGCACTTGCCCGGCCTCGGCGGCGCTGTCGCGCCAGCTCAACGCCGAGCGCTTCGTCGCCGATTTCGCCGCCGCCCACCCGCTGTCCACCGCCGTGGTCGGCGAGTGGCTGGCCTCCGAGCGCGGTCTGGCCGCGACTCCGCACGCCCAGCGCAGCCGCGCCGACGTGCGCGTGGAGCTGCGCCCGGCCTTCGACGAACTGCCGCTGACCGCGCTGATCGACGCGCTGGAAGCCGCGCTCGCCACGCCGGTGCAGACCGCGGTCAAGCGCGAGGACGAGCAGGCCTTCGCCCGCCTCAACGCCGAGAACCTGATGTTCTGCGAAGACGCCGCGCGCCGGGTCGCCGCGGCGCTGTCGACGGACCCGCGGATCGAGCGCTTCGACGCCGAAGTAGCGCATTTCGAAAGCCTGCATGCGCACGACGCGGTCGCGCGCGTGACCGGGCACGGCGCGCGCGAGTAA
- the epmB gene encoding EF-P beta-lysylation protein EpmB: MIPAAHPLSHPAPAQGAAAPPRWQALWRDAVRDPGELLGLLGLDPRALGVSAQAAAQFPLRVPRGFVARMRPGDPADPLLRQVLPLDEEMRPMPGFDLDAVGDGAAKAGHGVIRKYRGRALLIATGSCAVNCRYCFRRHFPYAEETAAAAGWREAVAAIAADPDIDEVILSGGDPWSLATPKLAELTDALQAVPHLKRLRVHTRLPIVLPERVDAALTAWLAALPWPVAVVLHANHANEFDASVDAAMRRLRDAGATLLNQAVLLRGVNDSVEALAALSERSHQAGVLPYYLHQLDRVQGAAHFEVADEDARALHRALAARLSGYLVPKLVREVAGDPGKRPL, translated from the coding sequence ATGATACCTGCTGCGCATCCCCTCTCGCACCCGGCCCCCGCCCAGGGCGCCGCCGCGCCGCCGCGCTGGCAGGCGCTGTGGCGCGACGCGGTGCGCGACCCGGGCGAGCTGCTGGGCCTGCTGGGGCTGGACCCGCGCGCGCTGGGGGTGTCCGCCCAGGCCGCGGCGCAGTTCCCGCTGCGGGTCCCGCGCGGCTTCGTCGCGCGCATGCGCCCCGGCGACCCGGCCGACCCGCTGCTGCGCCAGGTCCTGCCGTTGGACGAGGAAATGCGGCCGATGCCCGGTTTCGACCTGGACGCGGTCGGCGACGGCGCGGCCAAGGCCGGCCACGGGGTCATCCGCAAGTACCGCGGCCGCGCCCTGCTGATCGCCACCGGCAGCTGCGCGGTCAACTGCCGCTACTGCTTCCGCCGCCACTTCCCCTACGCCGAGGAGACCGCGGCCGCGGCCGGCTGGCGCGAGGCGGTGGCGGCGATCGCCGCCGATCCGGACATCGACGAGGTGATCCTGTCCGGCGGCGACCCCTGGTCGCTGGCCACGCCGAAGCTGGCCGAGCTCACCGACGCCCTGCAAGCGGTGCCGCACCTCAAGCGCCTGCGCGTGCACACCCGCCTGCCGATCGTGCTGCCCGAACGCGTCGACGCGGCGCTGACGGCGTGGCTGGCGGCGCTGCCGTGGCCGGTCGCGGTGGTGCTGCACGCCAATCACGCCAACGAATTCGACGCGTCGGTGGACGCCGCCATGCGGCGCCTGCGCGACGCCGGCGCGACCTTGCTCAACCAAGCGGTGCTGCTGCGCGGCGTCAACGACAGCGTCGAGGCGCTGGCCGCGCTGAGCGAACGCAGCCACCAGGCCGGCGTGCTGCCCTACTACCTGCACCAGCTCGACCGCGTGCAGGGCGCGGCCCACTTCGAAGTCGCCGACGAGGACGCGCGCGCGCTGCACCGGGCGCTGGCCGCGCGCCTGTCGGGGTATCTGGTGCCCAAGCTGGTGCGCGAAGTGGCAGGCGACCCGGGCAAGCGTCCGTTGTAA
- the ubiG gene encoding bifunctional 2-polyprenyl-6-hydroxyphenol methylase/3-demethylubiquinol 3-O-methyltransferase UbiG, which produces MSSAASNAPHENGADGAPGRDNFSQAELDKFGALANRWWDPQGPQKPLHALNPVRLDYVARRAPLRDALALDVGCGGGLLSEALAASGAQVTAIDLAPELIKVAKLHRLETGVGVDYRLQSVESLAQEMPARFDLITCMEMLEHVPDPRAIVRACAAALKPGGRLFLSTLNRTPAAFALAIVGAEYLTRLVPRGTHQYRDFIKPSELAGWLREAGLQLEDVSGLMYEPWRNAARIVPRADVNYLVCAFKPADAQDAAA; this is translated from the coding sequence ATGAGCAGCGCAGCAAGCAACGCACCGCACGAGAACGGCGCCGACGGCGCCCCCGGCCGCGACAACTTCAGCCAGGCCGAACTGGACAAGTTCGGCGCCCTCGCCAACCGCTGGTGGGACCCGCAGGGGCCGCAGAAGCCGCTGCACGCGCTCAACCCGGTGCGGCTGGACTACGTGGCCCGGCGCGCGCCCTTGCGCGACGCGCTGGCGCTCGACGTCGGTTGCGGCGGCGGCTTGCTGAGCGAGGCGCTGGCCGCGTCCGGCGCCCAGGTCACCGCGATCGACCTCGCGCCGGAACTGATCAAGGTCGCCAAGCTGCACCGCCTGGAGACCGGGGTTGGCGTCGATTACCGGCTGCAGTCGGTGGAGTCGCTGGCGCAGGAGATGCCGGCGCGCTTCGACCTGATCACCTGCATGGAAATGCTCGAACACGTGCCCGACCCGCGCGCGATCGTGCGCGCTTGCGCCGCCGCGCTGAAGCCCGGCGGACGCCTGTTCCTGTCGACCTTGAACCGCACGCCGGCGGCGTTCGCGCTGGCGATCGTCGGCGCCGAGTACCTGACCCGGCTGGTGCCGCGCGGCACCCATCAGTACCGCGACTTCATCAAGCCGTCCGAGCTGGCCGGGTGGCTGCGCGAGGCCGGCCTGCAACTGGAGGACGTCAGCGGCCTGATGTACGAGCCCTGGCGCAACGCCGCGCGCATCGTCCCGCGCGCCGACGTGAACTACCTGGTCTGCGCGTTCAAGCCCGCCGACGCCCAGGACGCCGCGGCATGA
- a CDS encoding phosphoglycolate phosphatase, with the protein MSAAPAAAFPQAALFDLDGTLLDSAPDMLAAANAMRAARGRGPMPLEALRPHVSKGARAMLGAAFADVDAGERETWVPEFLDTYERELGLHGAPFPGVEAMLAALEAAGRPWGIVTNKPEYLARKLMPLLGWDTRCAVLIGGDTLAARKPDPLPLTVAAQRIGVEPGACAYVGDDERDILAARAAGMPSVVALWGYRLELDDPIAWQGDVLVDDPAALATADAWPATR; encoded by the coding sequence ATGAGCGCGGCGCCCGCGGCCGCCTTTCCGCAGGCGGCGTTGTTCGACCTCGACGGCACCTTGCTCGACAGCGCGCCGGACATGCTCGCCGCCGCCAACGCGATGCGCGCCGCGCGCGGGCGCGGGCCGATGCCGCTGGAAGCGCTGCGCCCGCACGTGTCCAAGGGCGCGCGGGCGATGCTCGGCGCGGCCTTCGCCGATGTCGATGCGGGCGAACGCGAAACCTGGGTGCCCGAGTTCCTCGACACCTACGAACGCGAACTCGGCCTGCACGGGGCGCCGTTCCCCGGCGTGGAAGCGATGCTGGCGGCGCTGGAGGCCGCGGGCCGGCCGTGGGGCATCGTCACCAACAAGCCCGAATACCTGGCGCGCAAGCTGATGCCGCTGCTGGGCTGGGACACCCGTTGCGCGGTGCTGATCGGCGGCGACACCCTGGCCGCGCGCAAGCCCGACCCGCTGCCGCTGACGGTGGCCGCGCAGCGCATCGGCGTCGAGCCGGGCGCCTGCGCCTACGTCGGCGACGACGAGCGCGACATCCTTGCCGCGCGCGCCGCCGGCATGCCTTCGGTGGTGGCGCTGTGGGGCTACCGCCTGGAACTGGACGATCCGATCGCCTGGCAGGGCGACGTCCTGGTCGACGACCCGGCCGCGCTGGCCACCGCGGACGCCTGGCCGGCGACGCGATGA
- a CDS encoding TRZ/ATZ family hydrolase — translation MTSEHQPVPCDLSIEAGWVVPVEPHAVVLEHHAVIVDKGVIADVLPIAQARQRYAPAQTVGRPESALIPGLVNAHTHNPMTLLRGIADDLPLMEWLQGHIWPVEAAVIGPQFVEDGIALSIAEMLRGGTTCANENYFFPDVQAAVYKRHGFRARVGLPVIDFPTAWAKTSDEYFDRAGEVHDLWRDDALVATAFAPHAPYTVSDANFERIRMLADQLDLPIHLHTHETAQEIADSIKQYGQRPLARLDRLGLVSDRLIAVHMTQLTDAEIELCAQRGVSVVHCPESNLKLASGFCPACKLHHAGVNLAIGTDGCASNNDLDMFGETRTAAILAKAVANDAKALDAFSALRAATLGGAKALGFDAKIGSIEVGKQADLVCVDLGQLETQPVHHVVSQLIYATGRHQVGDVWIAGKAKLRERVLVDMDTAALVANARQWRERIAAIAR, via the coding sequence ATGACCTCCGAACACCAGCCCGTTCCCTGCGACCTGTCCATCGAAGCGGGCTGGGTGGTGCCGGTCGAGCCGCATGCGGTGGTGCTGGAGCACCATGCGGTGATCGTCGACAAGGGCGTCATCGCCGACGTGCTGCCGATCGCGCAGGCGCGCCAGCGCTACGCGCCGGCGCAGACCGTCGGCCGGCCCGAGTCGGCGCTGATCCCGGGCCTGGTCAACGCCCATACCCACAACCCGATGACCCTGTTGCGCGGCATCGCCGACGACTTGCCGCTGATGGAATGGCTGCAAGGCCACATCTGGCCGGTCGAGGCGGCGGTGATCGGGCCGCAGTTCGTCGAGGACGGGATCGCCCTGTCGATCGCCGAGATGCTGCGCGGCGGCACCACCTGCGCCAACGAGAACTACTTCTTCCCCGACGTGCAGGCCGCGGTCTACAAGCGCCACGGCTTCCGCGCCCGGGTCGGCCTGCCGGTGATCGATTTCCCGACCGCCTGGGCCAAGACCTCGGACGAATACTTCGACCGCGCCGGCGAGGTGCACGACCTGTGGCGCGACGACGCGCTGGTCGCGACCGCGTTCGCGCCGCACGCGCCGTACACGGTCAGCGACGCGAACTTCGAGCGCATCCGCATGCTGGCCGACCAGTTGGATCTGCCGATCCACCTGCACACCCACGAGACCGCGCAGGAGATCGCCGATTCGATCAAGCAGTACGGGCAGCGCCCCCTGGCGCGCCTGGATCGGCTGGGCTTGGTCAGCGACCGCCTGATCGCGGTGCACATGACCCAGCTCACCGACGCCGAGATCGAGCTGTGCGCGCAGCGCGGCGTCAGCGTGGTGCATTGCCCCGAATCCAACCTCAAGCTGGCCTCGGGCTTCTGTCCGGCCTGCAAGCTGCACCACGCCGGGGTCAACCTCGCCATCGGCACCGACGGCTGCGCCAGCAACAACGATCTGGACATGTTCGGCGAGACCCGCACCGCGGCGATCCTGGCCAAGGCGGTGGCCAACGACGCCAAGGCGCTGGATGCGTTCAGCGCGTTGCGCGCGGCCACCCTCGGCGGCGCCAAGGCGCTGGGCTTCGACGCCAAGATCGGTTCGATCGAGGTCGGCAAGCAGGCCGACCTGGTCTGCGTCGACCTGGGCCAGCTGGAGACCCAGCCGGTGCACCACGTGGTCTCGCAGCTGATCTACGCGACCGGCCGCCACCAGGTCGGCGACGTGTGGATCGCCGGCAAGGCCAAGCTGCGCGAGCGCGTGTTGGTCGACATGGACACCGCCGCGCTGGTCGCCAACGCGCGCCAGTGGCGCGAGCGCATCGCCGCGATCGCGCGGTGA
- the efp gene encoding elongation factor P, protein MATLGMNDVKNGQKILVNNDPCIITETEYVKPGKGQAFTRVKYRSIKSGRVVEMTMKATDSVEQADVVDTDMQYLYSDGEYWHFMNQESFEQVQADKAGMAGADKWLKGEEECVVTLWNGTPIAVQPPNFVELKIVETDPGVRGDTSGGGGKPATLETGAVVRVPLFVGQEEVIKVDTRSGEYVSRVK, encoded by the coding sequence ATGGCCACCCTTGGCATGAACGACGTGAAGAACGGTCAGAAGATCCTGGTCAACAACGATCCGTGCATCATCACCGAGACCGAGTACGTCAAGCCGGGCAAGGGCCAGGCGTTCACCCGCGTCAAGTACCGCAGCATCAAGTCCGGCCGCGTGGTCGAAATGACCATGAAGGCGACCGACAGCGTCGAGCAGGCCGACGTGGTCGACACCGACATGCAGTACCTGTACTCCGACGGCGAGTACTGGCACTTCATGAACCAGGAGTCGTTCGAGCAGGTGCAGGCCGACAAGGCCGGCATGGCCGGCGCCGACAAGTGGCTCAAGGGCGAGGAAGAGTGCGTGGTGACCCTGTGGAACGGCACCCCGATCGCGGTCCAGCCGCCGAACTTCGTCGAGCTGAAGATCGTCGAGACCGATCCGGGCGTGCGCGGCGACACCTCCGGCGGCGGCGGCAAGCCGGCGACCCTGGAAACCGGCGCGGTGGTGCGCGTGCCGCTGTTCGTCGGCCAGGAAGAAGTGATCAAGGTCGACACCCGCTCGGGCGAGTACGTCAGCCGGGTGAAGTGA